Proteins encoded together in one Pseudomonas sp. Seg1 window:
- the gcbA gene encoding diguanylate cyclase GcbA: MTEPEDPSRERLKHHFAQRVIHQARQILEIWQRLQRSEWSTVDLAELSEANLRLLRFAERFEQPEHTQLARHISQSLEAVDANRGRLSSGLITDLNRLMQRLSRTGLRHGDQLDQTFLPPLRKPIYVMLQDHDRAERLAKQLEFFGLTAQALDSVAAFRSSMVERLPAAIVMDVDFSGPGIGLKLAAEAQVGLDEPLPLLFFSLHETDTPTRLAAVRAGGQEFLTGTLEASSLLEKIEVLTCVAQYEPYKVLIIDDSRAQALHTERLLNSAGIVTRTLIEPIQAMAELADFQPDLIILDMYMPACTGTELAKVIRHNDRYVSVPIIYLSAEDDLDKQLDAMSEGGDDFLTKPIKPRHLITTVRNRAARARNLKARMVRDSLTGLYNHTHILQLLEDCSFRARRENKPLSFAMLDIDHFKRVNDSHGHPMGDRVIKSLALFLKQRLRKTDFIGRYGGEEFAIVMPDTDIEAAHKVLDEIRQRFAEIHYPAQPQDLWCTFSAGVVEMRDDSDSLMMASQADEALYRAKGEGRNRVQTARDSKQSATFSSESTDSVITL; the protein is encoded by the coding sequence ATGACCGAGCCAGAAGACCCCAGCCGTGAGCGTCTCAAGCACCACTTTGCCCAGCGGGTAATTCATCAGGCACGTCAGATTCTTGAGATATGGCAGCGCCTGCAACGCAGTGAATGGTCCACCGTCGACCTCGCCGAACTGAGCGAGGCCAACTTGCGCCTGCTGCGTTTTGCCGAGCGTTTCGAACAGCCCGAGCATACCCAGCTCGCGCGCCATATCAGTCAGTCGCTGGAAGCGGTGGACGCTAATCGCGGACGCCTGAGCAGCGGCCTGATCACTGACCTCAATCGCTTGATGCAGCGCCTGTCGCGCACCGGCCTGCGCCATGGCGATCAACTCGACCAGACGTTCCTGCCGCCATTGCGCAAGCCGATCTACGTGATGTTGCAGGATCACGACCGCGCCGAGCGCTTGGCCAAGCAACTGGAGTTTTTCGGTTTGACCGCGCAGGCGCTGGACAGCGTCGCGGCGTTTCGCTCCTCGATGGTCGAACGCTTGCCAGCGGCGATCGTCATGGACGTCGACTTCAGCGGCCCCGGCATCGGCCTGAAACTGGCCGCCGAAGCCCAGGTAGGTCTGGACGAACCGCTGCCGCTGCTGTTTTTCAGCCTGCACGAAACCGACACGCCGACACGCCTCGCCGCTGTACGCGCCGGTGGTCAGGAATTCCTCACCGGCACCCTCGAAGCGTCGAGCCTGCTGGAAAAGATCGAAGTCCTCACCTGCGTCGCCCAGTACGAACCCTATAAAGTGCTGATCATCGACGATTCGCGTGCGCAGGCCTTGCACACCGAGCGCCTGCTCAACAGTGCCGGGATCGTCACCCGCACGCTGATCGAACCGATTCAGGCGATGGCGGAGCTGGCGGATTTCCAGCCGGACCTGATCATCCTCGACATGTACATGCCGGCCTGCACCGGCACCGAACTGGCCAAAGTCATCCGCCACAACGACCGCTACGTCAGCGTGCCGATCATTTACCTGTCGGCCGAGGACGATCTGGACAAGCAGCTCGACGCCATGAGCGAGGGCGGCGACGACTTCCTGACCAAACCGATCAAGCCACGGCATCTGATCACGACGGTGCGCAACCGCGCCGCCCGCGCGCGCAATCTCAAGGCGCGCATGGTCCGCGACAGCCTCACGGGGTTGTACAACCACACGCATATCCTGCAATTGCTTGAAGACTGCTCGTTCCGCGCCCGCCGCGAAAACAAGCCGCTGAGCTTTGCCATGCTCGACATCGACCACTTCAAACGGGTCAACGACAGCCACGGCCACCCGATGGGCGACCGCGTGATCAAGAGCCTGGCGCTGTTCCTCAAGCAACGTTTGCGCAAGACCGATTTCATTGGTCGTTACGGCGGCGAAGAGTTCGCCATCGTCATGCCCGACACCGATATCGAGGCGGCGCACAAAGTGCTCGACGAGATCCGCCAGCGCTTCGCCGAAATCCATTACCCGGCACAGCCGCAGGACTTGTGGTGCACTTTCAGCGCTGGCGTGGTGGAAATGCGCGACGACTCTGACAGCCTGATGATGGCCAGCCAGGCCGACGAGGCGCTGTACCGCGCCAAGGGTGAAGGGCGCAATCGGGTGCAGACCGCGCGGGACTCAAAGCAAAGTGCCACTTTTTCATCGGAATCCACCGATTCGGTCATAACCCTGTAA
- the accB gene encoding acetyl-CoA carboxylase biotin carboxyl carrier protein codes for MDIRKVKKLIELLEESGIDELEIKEGEESVRISRHSKTPAQQYYAPAPMQAPAAAPAAAAAPVAAAAPAAAAAPALNGTVARSPMVGTFYRKSSPTSPSFVEVGQTVKKGDTLCIVEAMKMMNHIEAETSGVIESILVEDGQPVEYDQPLFTIV; via the coding sequence ATGGATATCCGTAAAGTTAAGAAACTGATCGAATTGCTGGAAGAGTCCGGCATCGACGAGCTCGAGATCAAGGAAGGCGAAGAGTCCGTACGCATCAGCCGTCACAGCAAGACGCCGGCTCAGCAGTACTACGCGCCGGCTCCGATGCAAGCACCGGCCGCTGCACCTGCCGCCGCTGCTGCTCCGGTCGCTGCTGCAGCCCCGGCTGCCGCTGCTGCTCCAGCGCTGAACGGCACTGTTGCCCGTTCGCCGATGGTCGGCACTTTCTACCGTAAATCTTCGCCAACCTCGCCGTCCTTCGTTGAAGTCGGCCAGACCGTGAAGAAAGGCGACACTCTGTGCATCGTCGAAGCCATGAAGATGATGAACCACATCGAAGCTGAAACCAGCGGTGTGATCGAGTCCATCCTCGTCGAAGACGGCCAGCCGGTTGAGTACGACCAACCGCTGTTCACCATCGTTTGA
- a CDS encoding methyl-accepting chemotaxis protein, with amino-acid sequence MRLKLLTNLNTLLLVAVCLALGATLWWSQKALERPYLLMERYLGLSQRFQNEVARNVEDYLANGDALRLSSATQAIEGLQKELAELPPALADSLRPSLTGLEEFSKTDLLAAGKLAGDPQALLLQAERELSASLEQLSTYANGNATYLTPLLAASQHLGKLSLARDKLVSSGRSELAADVEREVSNIRAQAHVIDALPLLGVVTSTESSSDDFAAMMGIESTEKAVAEDAGVGLKRELNSLLGRYPAELARTRDQIQKRADLSAATHQKIAAVQQAIAGLEPVVRAQHGQIQSEVRLMQGVMIGLILLIALLIDTLQRRLSRTLTNLAPALSTWAEGDFSRDIHLGKTNRELHDIEASLNRLRAYLVDLVATIRGNAEQVAGSSRTLAELSNDLHSGAEHQAGDTALIRDSLGELEATIQQVAGDARQAADASRHAGLAVEHGQTVIGQSLTGLHALVGEVQGNAEMIEHLAEESATIGGVLTVIRSIADQTNLLALNAAIEAARAGEMGRGFAVVAEEVRSLAQRTAGATAEIQTLIAGLQSAARQSVEGMRAQVEHAEATANQAQAADGALDKIVGAIQTISDTAIRIADITAQQSGAVSEIRDHSERIHQLGGDNLLRIGRGREQGENLLVLGGQLHTAVQAFRV; translated from the coding sequence ATGCGCCTGAAGTTGCTCACCAATCTCAATACGCTGCTGCTGGTCGCCGTGTGCCTCGCACTTGGCGCCACGCTGTGGTGGTCACAAAAAGCCCTGGAACGCCCATATCTGCTGATGGAGCGTTATCTGGGGCTGTCGCAGCGGTTTCAGAACGAGGTGGCGCGCAACGTCGAGGACTACCTCGCCAATGGCGACGCCCTACGCCTGAGCAGCGCCACCCAGGCCATCGAGGGCTTGCAGAAAGAACTCGCTGAACTGCCGCCAGCGCTCGCCGACAGCCTGCGCCCGAGCCTGACCGGCCTTGAAGAATTCAGCAAAACCGACCTGCTCGCCGCCGGCAAACTGGCCGGTGATCCGCAAGCCTTGCTGTTGCAGGCCGAGCGCGAATTGAGTGCCAGCCTCGAGCAGCTCAGCACCTATGCCAATGGCAACGCGACGTACCTGACGCCACTGCTCGCCGCTTCGCAGCACTTGGGCAAACTGTCGCTGGCGCGAGACAAACTGGTCAGCAGCGGACGCAGTGAACTGGCCGCCGACGTTGAGCGCGAGGTCAGCAATATCCGCGCGCAGGCGCATGTGATCGATGCCCTGCCCTTGCTCGGAGTGGTCACCAGCACTGAATCGAGCAGCGATGATTTCGCCGCCATGATGGGAATCGAAAGCACCGAAAAAGCCGTTGCCGAAGATGCCGGCGTGGGCCTCAAACGTGAACTCAACAGCCTGCTTGGCCGCTACCCCGCTGAACTTGCACGCACTCGCGATCAGATCCAGAAACGCGCCGACCTCAGCGCCGCCACCCATCAGAAAATCGCCGCCGTACAGCAGGCCATCGCCGGCCTGGAACCGGTAGTGCGTGCGCAACATGGGCAGATTCAATCAGAAGTGCGACTGATGCAGGGCGTGATGATCGGCCTCATTCTGCTGATCGCGTTGCTGATCGATACCTTGCAGCGCCGGCTCTCGCGCACCCTGACCAATCTGGCGCCGGCACTGTCGACCTGGGCCGAAGGCGATTTCAGTCGCGACATTCATCTGGGCAAGACCAACCGCGAATTGCACGACATCGAAGCCTCGCTGAACCGCTTGCGTGCCTATCTGGTGGATCTGGTCGCAACCATTCGTGGCAATGCCGAGCAAGTGGCGGGCAGCAGCCGGACCCTCGCCGAATTGAGCAACGACTTGCACAGCGGCGCCGAGCATCAGGCCGGTGACACCGCACTGATTCGCGATTCTTTGGGTGAACTGGAAGCGACCATCCAGCAGGTGGCCGGCGATGCGCGGCAGGCGGCGGATGCCAGTCGCCATGCGGGGCTGGCCGTCGAACACGGTCAAACCGTCATCGGCCAGAGCCTGACCGGGCTGCACGCCCTGGTTGGTGAAGTGCAGGGCAATGCGGAGATGATCGAACATCTGGCCGAGGAGTCGGCGACCATCGGCGGCGTGCTGACGGTGATTCGCTCGATTGCCGACCAGACCAACCTGCTGGCATTGAACGCGGCGATTGAAGCGGCACGGGCCGGGGAAATGGGTCGCGGTTTTGCCGTGGTGGCCGAGGAAGTGCGCTCGCTGGCGCAGCGTACGGCCGGGGCGACGGCGGAGATTCAAACCCTGATTGCCGGCCTGCAAAGCGCCGCCCGGCAATCGGTTGAAGGTATGCGCGCGCAGGTCGAACACGCCGAAGCCACGGCCAATCAGGCGCAAGCGGCTGACGGGGCGCTGGATAAAATCGTCGGTGCGATCCAGACCATTTCCGACACGGCGATCCGCATTGCCGATATCACCGCCCAGCAAAGTGGCGCGGTCAGCGAGATTCGTGATCACAGCGAGCGGATTCATCAGTTGGGTGGGGATAACTTGCTGCGTATCGGCCGTGGGCGCGAACAGGGCGAGAACCTGCTGGTGCTAGGCGGCCAGCTTCATACCGCCGTCCAGGCGTTCCGCGTCTGA
- the accC gene encoding acetyl-CoA carboxylase biotin carboxylase subunit: protein MTAKLEKVLIANRGEIALRILRACKEMGIKTVAVYSKADKELMHLGLADESVCIGPASAAHSYLHIPAIIAAAEVTGATAIHPGYGFLAENADFAEQVENSGFAFIGPKADTIRLMGDKVSAKHAMIEAGVPTVPGSDGPLPEDEEAALRIGREVGYPVIIKAAGGGGGRGMRVVHKEEDLIASAKLTRSEAGAAFGNPMVYLEKFLTNPRHVEVQVLSDGQGHAIHLGDRDCSLQRRHQKVLEEAPAPGIDEKARQEVLARCVKACIDIGYRGAGTFEFLYENGRFYFIEMNTRVQVEHPVSEMVTGIDIVKEMLSIAAGNKLSFTQDDVVIRGHSLECRINAEDPKTFMPSPGTVKHFHAPGGNGVRVDSHLYSGYAVPPNYDSLIGKLITYGATRDEAMARMRNALDEIVVDGIKTNIPLHRDLVRDEGFCKGGVNIHYLEHKLASEH from the coding sequence ATGACTGCGAAGTTGGAAAAAGTTCTGATCGCTAACCGCGGTGAGATCGCCCTGCGGATTCTGCGTGCCTGCAAAGAGATGGGCATCAAGACCGTCGCCGTTTACTCCAAGGCCGACAAAGAGCTGATGCACCTGGGTCTGGCAGACGAATCCGTCTGCATCGGCCCGGCTTCTGCCGCGCACTCTTACCTGCACATCCCGGCAATCATTGCGGCGGCTGAAGTGACTGGCGCTACCGCCATTCACCCAGGCTACGGTTTCCTCGCGGAAAACGCCGACTTTGCCGAGCAGGTCGAGAACTCTGGCTTCGCCTTCATCGGCCCGAAAGCCGACACCATTCGCCTGATGGGCGACAAGGTATCGGCCAAGCACGCGATGATCGAAGCCGGCGTGCCAACCGTTCCAGGTTCTGACGGCCCGCTGCCGGAAGACGAAGAAGCGGCGCTGCGCATCGGTCGTGAAGTCGGCTACCCGGTGATCATCAAAGCCGCTGGCGGCGGTGGTGGTCGCGGCATGCGTGTGGTGCACAAGGAAGAAGACCTGATCGCCTCGGCGAAACTGACCCGCTCCGAAGCTGGCGCGGCGTTCGGCAACCCGATGGTCTATCTGGAAAAATTCCTGACCAACCCGCGCCACGTCGAAGTGCAAGTGCTGTCCGACGGCCAGGGCCACGCCATCCATCTGGGCGACCGCGATTGCTCGCTGCAACGTCGTCACCAGAAGGTTCTCGAAGAAGCACCGGCACCGGGCATCGACGAGAAAGCTCGCCAGGAAGTTCTGGCTCGCTGCGTCAAAGCGTGCATCGACATCGGCTACCGTGGCGCCGGCACTTTCGAGTTCCTGTACGAGAACGGCCGTTTCTACTTCATCGAAATGAACACCCGTGTTCAGGTGGAGCACCCGGTTTCGGAAATGGTCACCGGTATCGACATCGTCAAGGAGATGCTCAGCATCGCCGCTGGCAACAAGCTGTCGTTCACGCAGGATGACGTGGTTATCCGCGGTCACTCGCTGGAATGCCGGATCAACGCTGAAGACCCGAAAACCTTCATGCCGAGCCCGGGTACGGTCAAGCATTTCCACGCCCCAGGCGGCAACGGCGTTCGCGTCGATTCGCACCTGTACAGCGGTTATGCGGTTCCGCCGAACTACGACTCGCTGATCGGCAAGCTGATCACTTACGGCGCTACCCGCGACGAAGCCATGGCCCGCATGCGCAATGCCCTGGACGAAATCGTGGTTGACGGGATCAAGACCAACATCCCGCTGCACCGTGATCTGGTTCGTGATGAAGGCTTCTGCAAAGGCGGAGTCAACATCCACTACCTGGAACACAAGCTGGCCAGCGAACACTGA
- the aroQ gene encoding type II 3-dehydroquinate dehydratase — protein sequence MATLLVLHGPNLNLLGTREPGTYGSTTLAQINQDLERRAREAGHHLLYLQSNAEYELIDRIHAARGEGVDFILINPAAFTHTSVALRDALLGVSIPFIEVHLSNVHKREPFRHHSYFSDVAVGVICGLGASGYRLALEAALEQLETQATA from the coding sequence ATGGCAACCCTACTGGTGCTGCACGGCCCCAACCTGAACCTGCTTGGCACCCGCGAACCGGGCACCTATGGGTCGACGACCCTGGCGCAGATCAATCAGGATCTGGAGCGCCGCGCCCGTGAAGCCGGCCATCATCTGCTGTATCTGCAAAGCAATGCCGAGTACGAATTGATCGACCGCATCCACGCCGCACGCGGCGAGGGAGTGGATTTCATCCTGATCAATCCAGCCGCATTTACACATACAAGTGTTGCATTACGTGACGCGTTGCTGGGAGTGAGCATCCCATTCATCGAAGTGCATTTGTCCAACGTGCACAAACGCGAACCTTTCCGCCATCACTCTTACTTCTCCGATGTAGCGGTGGGAGTGATCTGCGGCCTTGGCGCCAGCGGTTACCGACTGGCCCTGGAGGCTGCACTAGAACAGCTTGAAACACAGGCAACGGCTTGA